One stretch of Salvia hispanica cultivar TCC Black 2014 unplaced genomic scaffold, UniMelb_Shisp_WGS_1.0 HiC_scaffold_929, whole genome shotgun sequence DNA includes these proteins:
- the LOC125200360 gene encoding uncharacterized protein LOC125200360 produces the protein MDDLWNQAWDSLIQEVQREADEDAAAAAAIPRAIRHRRTIPRDHVGAADRLMADYFSADPRYPAEIFRRRFRMSRPLFTHIATTLADRLECFTLRSDCTGRIGLSTLRKCTSAIGPSLPMPARLICSTNTWQMGEATSLNVLATVL, from the coding sequence ATGGATGATTTGTGGAATCAAGCATGGGATTCTTTGATTCAAGAGGTGCAGAGGGAGGCCGACGAGgatgcggcggcggcggcggcgatccCTCGTGCGATTCGTCATCGTCGGACAATCCCACGAGACCATGTCGGAGCGGCTGATCGGCTTATGGCCGACTACTTCAGCGCTGACCCTCGTTACCCGGCTGAGATTTTTCGTCGGCGTTTCAGAATGTCGCGTCCGCTCTTTACCCATATAGCGACGACATTGGCGGACCGGCTCGAGTGCTTCACGCTCCGGAGTGATTGCACCGGCCGGATCGGACTGTCTACTTTGCGTAAATGCACCTCTGCAATTGGGCCTAGCTTGCCTATGCCGGCCCGGTtgatatgttcgacgaatacctggCAGATGGGTGAGGCGACTAGTCTAAATGTGCTCGCGACAGTTTTGTAA